A stretch of Lysobacter sp. K5869 DNA encodes these proteins:
- a CDS encoding M4 family metallopeptidase has protein sequence MQLKTALLSTAVLAALAGLTAYAVRSDDAVLTAAHAGIGMPQAPAVAKPAHATPSVAAAARHAAALRALIDTASRPGARQAWASHSPEQADRTAAAERARGLLATVGAREVNLVRNDGFNARDVMIDRDGTEHVRMERSYEGLPVIGGDMVVHSRDGQLLSVTQGSNMHTALRPNLQPAISASQAQTVAAAGFDGQVAQTDPAKLVVYARNGMQPTLAYQVGLNGARNGSQDPGVMSYFVDARTGGVLEAEDRFQTAAANGTAKTLTLGNVGIVTDSTANGYRLVDVSRGGARTLDMLNKTADPLIEKDSTTPAEEAVILDSFKVATLPNDADNVWGNNATSDRATAAVDAHYGIASTWDYYAVVHGRRGLRNDGQGIDAYVHYGNGYFNAGMATFSNGTMLMIYGDGDWSNGNTPLVALDVAGHEMSHGVNDATAKLGYYNVKDSGGVNEANSDIFGTLVEFSTGNASDTGDYLIGEKIYPASSWGDPNRPQALRKMFDQASDGGSINCYPAGGFSGSATASGGKYDPHNTSGVGNRFAYLLAEGAVVPKGFAATSAYDFGGYTPAKLVCNGDTSIVGIGRAKLGAIWYRALTKYFVSSTDYPGARAGTLQAAADLYGANSTEYKTVARAWSAAGVN, from the coding sequence ATGCAATTGAAGACCGCTCTGCTCAGCACCGCCGTCCTCGCCGCGCTCGCCGGCCTGACCGCGTACGCCGTCCGTTCCGACGATGCCGTCCTTACCGCCGCCCACGCCGGCATCGGCATGCCGCAAGCTCCGGCCGTGGCGAAGCCGGCCCACGCCACGCCCTCGGTCGCGGCCGCCGCCCGCCACGCCGCCGCGCTGCGCGCGCTCATCGACACCGCCTCGCGTCCCGGCGCCCGCCAAGCGTGGGCCAGCCATTCGCCGGAACAGGCCGACCGCACCGCCGCCGCCGAGCGCGCCCGCGGCCTGCTCGCCACCGTCGGCGCGCGCGAGGTCAATCTCGTCCGCAACGACGGCTTCAACGCCCGCGACGTGATGATCGACCGCGACGGCACCGAGCACGTGCGCATGGAACGCAGCTACGAAGGCCTGCCGGTGATCGGCGGCGACATGGTCGTGCATTCGCGCGACGGCCAACTGCTCTCGGTCACCCAGGGCAGCAACATGCATACGGCCCTGCGCCCGAACCTGCAGCCGGCCATCAGCGCCAGCCAGGCGCAGACCGTCGCCGCCGCCGGCTTCGACGGCCAGGTCGCCCAAACCGATCCGGCCAAGCTGGTGGTGTACGCGCGCAACGGCATGCAACCGACCCTGGCGTACCAGGTCGGCCTCAACGGCGCGCGCAACGGCAGCCAGGACCCGGGCGTGATGTCCTACTTCGTCGACGCCCGCACCGGTGGCGTGCTGGAAGCCGAGGACCGCTTCCAGACCGCCGCCGCCAACGGCACCGCCAAGACGCTGACCCTGGGCAACGTCGGCATCGTGACCGACTCGACCGCGAACGGTTATCGACTGGTCGACGTCTCGCGCGGCGGCGCCCGCACGCTGGACATGTTGAACAAGACCGCGGATCCGCTGATCGAAAAGGACAGCACCACGCCCGCGGAGGAGGCCGTGATCCTCGACAGCTTCAAGGTGGCTACGTTGCCCAACGATGCCGACAACGTCTGGGGCAACAACGCCACCAGCGACCGTGCCACGGCCGCGGTCGATGCTCACTACGGCATCGCCTCGACCTGGGACTACTACGCCGTCGTGCACGGCCGTCGCGGCCTGCGCAACGACGGCCAGGGCATCGACGCTTACGTGCATTACGGCAACGGCTACTTCAACGCGGGGATGGCGACGTTCTCCAACGGAACGATGCTGATGATTTACGGCGACGGCGACTGGAGCAACGGCAACACCCCGTTGGTCGCGCTGGACGTCGCCGGCCATGAGATGTCGCATGGCGTCAACGACGCCACCGCCAAGCTCGGCTACTACAACGTCAAGGACAGCGGCGGCGTCAACGAAGCCAATTCCGATATCTTCGGCACGCTGGTCGAATTCAGCACCGGCAACGCCAGCGATACGGGCGACTATCTCATCGGAGAGAAGATCTACCCGGCCAGCTCTTGGGGCGACCCCAACCGCCCGCAGGCGCTTCGCAAGATGTTCGACCAAGCCAGCGACGGCGGCTCGATCAACTGTTATCCGGCGGGCGGATTCAGCGGTTCGGCGACGGCGTCCGGCGGCAAGTACGATCCGCACAACACTTCCGGCGTCGGCAACCGCTTCGCGTACCTGCTGGCCGAGGGCGCGGTGGTGCCGAAGGGCTTCGCCGCGACCTCCGCCTACGATTTCGGCGGCTACACCCCGGCCAAGCTGGTGTGCAACGGCGACACGAGCATCGTCGGCATCGGTCGCGCCAAGCTCGGCGCGATCTGGTACCGCGCGCTGACCAAGTACTTCGTCTCCAGCACCGACTACCCCGGCGCGCGCGCCGGCACCTTGCAGGCGGCGGCGGATTTGTACGGCGCGAACTCGACCGAGTACAAGACGGTCGCCCGCGCCTGGTCGGCGGCCGGCGTCAACTGA
- a CDS encoding M4 family metallopeptidase, translating into MQLKTALLASAVVASLAGLGLYGAYSATAPGTASTAPTLAGAPAKAAAPTGPAHAIALAQAAQNTAAMRAMIDTASRPGARQAWASSSPKQADASAAAERARQLLATAGAREVNLVKNDGFNARDVMIDRDGTEHVRMERSYEGLPVVGGDMVVHSRNGELLSVTQGGNMRTTARPRLKPDLSAAQARTEAGAQFDGRVTQLSPAKLVVYARNGIEPTLAYQVDLRGARNDSQDPGVVSYFLDARNGSVLQAEDRYETAAANGTGKTLTMGNVGIVADSTGSGYRLVDVSRGGAETIDIFNKTGSNDADLAAAKIFTDADNVWGNNAKSDRATAAADVHYGVAATWDYFKTVHGRTGIDNNGSAIKAYVHFSTNYFNAGATTLTDADGNFVSYAMIYGDGDWSNGNTPVVALDVAGHEMAHLFNGASANLGYYDVKDSGGLNEGNSDIFGALVEFSANNAKDPGDWLIGENIYPPSSFGTPKALRRMFDQANDGTSINCYPAGGFSGADTAKGGRYDPHFTSGVTNRFAYLLSQGAVTPKGFTSYTPAKLVCNTDTAIVGIGPAKLGAIWYRAMTKYFVSSTDYPGARAGTLQAATDLYGADSTEYKTVARAWSAAGVN; encoded by the coding sequence ATGCAGTTGAAGACCGCTCTACTCGCCTCCGCCGTCGTCGCCTCGCTCGCCGGGCTCGGCCTCTACGGCGCCTACTCCGCTACCGCGCCGGGCACCGCGTCCACCGCCCCAACCCTCGCCGGCGCGCCGGCCAAGGCGGCGGCGCCGACCGGCCCGGCGCACGCCATCGCCCTCGCTCAGGCGGCGCAGAACACCGCCGCGATGCGCGCGATGATCGACACCGCCTCGCGTCCGGGCGCCCGCCAGGCGTGGGCCTCCAGCTCGCCCAAGCAGGCCGACGCCAGCGCCGCCGCCGAACGCGCGCGTCAGTTGCTCGCCACCGCCGGCGCGCGCGAAGTCAATCTCGTCAAGAACGACGGCTTCAACGCCCGCGACGTCATGATCGACCGCGACGGCACCGAGCACGTGCGCATGGAACGCAGCTATGAAGGCCTGCCGGTCGTCGGCGGCGACATGGTCGTGCATTCGCGCAACGGCGAACTGCTCTCGGTCACCCAGGGCGGCAACATGCGCACCACCGCGCGTCCCCGCCTCAAGCCCGACCTCAGCGCCGCCCAGGCCCGTACCGAAGCCGGCGCGCAGTTCGACGGCCGCGTGACCCAGCTCTCGCCGGCCAAGCTGGTGGTCTATGCCCGCAACGGCATCGAACCGACCCTCGCCTACCAGGTCGACCTGCGCGGCGCCCGCAACGACAGCCAGGACCCGGGCGTGGTGTCGTACTTCCTCGACGCCCGCAACGGCAGCGTGCTGCAGGCGGAAGACCGCTATGAAACCGCTGCCGCCAACGGCACCGGCAAGACGCTGACCATGGGCAACGTCGGCATCGTCGCCGATTCGACCGGCAGCGGCTACCGGCTCGTCGACGTGTCGCGCGGCGGTGCCGAGACCATCGACATCTTCAACAAGACCGGCAGCAATGATGCCGATCTCGCCGCAGCCAAGATCTTCACCGACGCCGACAACGTCTGGGGCAACAACGCCAAATCCGACCGCGCCACCGCCGCCGCCGACGTCCACTACGGCGTCGCCGCGACCTGGGACTACTTCAAGACGGTCCACGGCCGCACCGGGATCGACAACAACGGCAGCGCCATCAAGGCGTACGTGCACTTCAGCACGAACTACTTCAACGCCGGCGCCACCACGCTGACCGACGCGGACGGCAACTTCGTCTCCTACGCCATGATCTATGGCGACGGCGACTGGAGCAACGGCAACACGCCGGTGGTCGCGCTCGACGTGGCGGGCCACGAGATGGCGCACTTGTTCAACGGCGCCAGCGCGAATCTCGGCTACTACGACGTCAAGGACAGCGGCGGCCTGAACGAGGGCAATTCCGACATCTTCGGAGCCCTGGTCGAGTTCAGCGCGAACAACGCCAAGGACCCGGGCGACTGGCTGATCGGCGAGAACATCTATCCCCCCTCGTCGTTCGGCACCCCGAAGGCGCTGCGCCGGATGTTCGATCAGGCCAACGACGGCACCTCGATCAACTGCTATCCGGCCGGCGGTTTCTCGGGCGCCGACACCGCCAAGGGCGGCAGGTACGACCCGCACTTCACGTCCGGCGTCACCAATCGCTTCGCTTATCTGCTGTCGCAAGGCGCGGTGACGCCGAAGGGCTTCACCAGCTATACGCCGGCCAAGCTGGTCTGCAACACGGACACCGCCATCGTCGGCATCGGCCCGGCCAAGCTCGGTGCGATCTGGTACCGCGCGATGACCAAGTACTTCGTCTCCAGCACCGACTACCCCGGCGCGCGCGCCGGCACCTTGCAGGCGGCGACGGATTTGTACGGCGCGGATTCCACCGAGTACAAGACGGTCGCACGCGCCTGGTCGGCGGCCGGCGTCAACTGA
- a CDS encoding DUF418 domain-containing protein, whose protein sequence is MSPPTASIELAPVPASERIAALDALRGLALLGILLSNVSGFAGPLLELHDGIDPALRGGDYAWSAFVYIAIRDKAWTLFALLFGMGFATMLGRAQTAGRGFAAIYLRRSVGLLAIGLIHAWLIWAGDILVTYALCAFALLALQRWSAERWVALGGALYASGIGFMLLIAALLAVPGVAMGGAEDLAAAQAERAVEIAAYARGDFAAATAQRLSFFFEATVPGWTVMLPLTLGLFLIGAGIARGGALADAGAYRAQWRTAIAWGVALGVASTVASVALDPAPAMAVFGATSVLAQTLHTASGLPLALAAIGAVALRLRDGARWPLRFAPAGRMALTHYLAQSLIATWALYGHGLGQWGRWSYSELILAALALFAAQMAFSAWWLRRFRFGPVEWLWRAFTYGRWPALRVESSAR, encoded by the coding sequence ATGTCGCCGCCGACCGCCTCCATCGAACTCGCGCCCGTCCCGGCGTCCGAGCGCATCGCCGCGCTCGACGCGCTGCGCGGTCTCGCCTTGCTCGGCATCCTGCTGAGCAACGTCTCCGGTTTCGCCGGGCCCTTGCTGGAACTGCACGACGGCATCGACCCCGCGTTGCGCGGCGGCGATTACGCGTGGTCGGCGTTCGTCTACATCGCGATCCGCGACAAGGCCTGGACCTTGTTCGCGCTGTTGTTCGGCATGGGCTTCGCCACCATGCTCGGGCGCGCGCAAACCGCGGGGCGCGGGTTCGCGGCGATCTATCTGCGCCGCAGCGTCGGTTTGCTCGCGATCGGTTTGATCCACGCGTGGCTGATCTGGGCCGGCGACATTCTGGTCACCTATGCCCTGTGCGCGTTCGCGTTGTTGGCGCTGCAGCGTTGGTCGGCCGAGCGCTGGGTCGCGCTGGGCGGCGCGCTGTACGCGAGCGGGATCGGCTTCATGCTGTTGATCGCCGCGTTGCTGGCGGTGCCCGGCGTGGCGATGGGCGGCGCCGAGGATCTGGCCGCCGCGCAGGCCGAGCGCGCGGTCGAAATCGCCGCCTACGCGCGCGGCGACTTCGCGGCGGCGACCGCGCAGCGCCTGTCGTTCTTCTTCGAGGCCACGGTGCCGGGTTGGACGGTGATGCTGCCGCTGACCTTGGGCCTGTTCCTGATCGGCGCAGGCATCGCCCGCGGCGGCGCGCTCGCCGACGCGGGCGCGTATCGCGCGCAGTGGCGCACGGCCATCGCCTGGGGCGTCGCGCTCGGCGTGGCGTCGACGGTCGCCAGCGTGGCCTTGGATCCGGCGCCGGCGATGGCGGTGTTCGGCGCGACCTCGGTGTTGGCGCAGACGCTGCACACCGCGTCGGGCCTGCCGTTGGCCTTGGCCGCGATCGGCGCGGTCGCGCTGCGCTTGCGCGACGGCGCGCGCTGGCCGCTGCGGTTCGCGCCGGCCGGACGCATGGCGCTGACGCATTACCTCGCCCAATCCCTGATCGCGACCTGGGCGCTGTACGGCCACGGTCTGGGCCAATGGGGGCGCTGGTCGTACAGCGAACTGATCCTGGCCGCGCTGGCCTTGTTCGCCGCGCAGATGGCGTTCAGCGCGTGGTGGCTGCGGCGTTTCCGTTTTGGGCCGGTGGAATGGCTGTGGCGCGCTTTCACTTACGGGCGCTGGCCGGCGTTGCGGGTCGAGTCTTCGGCGCGCTGA
- a CDS encoding M4 family metallopeptidase translates to MQLKTALLSTAVLAALAGLTAYAVRSDDAVLTAAAARAGDNAHTGGAQTPAVATSAQATPSAAAETRHAAALRALIDTASRPGARQAWASHSQEQADRTAAAERARGLLATVGAREVNLARNDGFNARDVMIDRDGTEHVRMERSYEGLPVIGGDMVVHSRDGQLLSVTQGDNMRTLSRPELKPVVSAAQARTEAGARFDGRVAELDPAKLVVYARNGMQPTLAYQVDLRGDRSNDQTPGVFSYFVDARNGRVLEAEDHVEAAAAQGTGKSLFLGNIGIVTDSSGNAYALTDPSRGGGQTLDAQNYEFTFLGKAFSDTDNVWGNSATTDRASAAVDAHYGVAATWDYYKIVHGRNGIKNDGKGVKSYVHYGQDYFNAAWDGTNMIYGDGDATNGNFPLVALDVAGHEMTHGVTGATAKLGYYNIKDSGGLNESVSDIFGTLVEFSVGNASDAGDFLIGENLHYRPVNGSTQEQPLRVMFQQNLDSTWRTGGKTSFKCYPAGGFTAADTAQKGKYDPHLTSGVANLAFYLMSQGSVVPQNFPGVSVGDLSCNGDTGVAGFGRAKAGAIWYRALTKYFVSSTDYPGARAGTLQAAADLYGANSTEYQTVARAWSAVSVN, encoded by the coding sequence ATGCAATTGAAGACCGCTCTGCTCAGCACCGCCGTCCTCGCCGCGCTCGCCGGCCTGACCGCGTACGCCGTCCGTTCCGACGATGCCGTCCTTACCGCCGCAGCCGCGCGCGCTGGCGACAACGCCCATACCGGCGGGGCACAAACTCCGGCCGTGGCGACGTCCGCCCAGGCCACGCCCTCGGCTGCAGCCGAAACCCGCCACGCCGCCGCGCTGCGCGCGCTCATCGACACCGCCTCCCGTCCCGGCGCCCGCCAGGCGTGGGCCAGCCATTCGCAGGAACAAGCCGACCGCACCGCCGCCGCCGAGCGCGCCCGCGGCCTGCTCGCCACCGTCGGCGCGCGCGAGGTCAATCTCGCCCGCAACGACGGCTTCAACGCCCGCGACGTGATGATCGACCGCGACGGCACCGAGCACGTGCGCATGGAGCGCAGCTACGAAGGCCTGCCGGTGATCGGCGGCGACATGGTCGTGCATTCGCGCGACGGCCAGTTGCTCTCGGTCACCCAGGGCGACAACATGCGCACCCTGTCGCGGCCCGAGCTCAAGCCCGTCGTCAGCGCCGCGCAGGCCCGCACCGAAGCCGGCGCGCGTTTCGACGGCCGCGTCGCCGAACTCGATCCGGCCAAGCTGGTGGTGTATGCCCGTAATGGCATGCAACCCACCCTGGCCTATCAAGTCGATCTGCGCGGCGACCGCAGCAACGATCAGACGCCGGGCGTGTTCTCCTATTTCGTCGATGCCCGCAACGGGCGCGTGCTGGAAGCCGAGGACCATGTCGAAGCCGCCGCCGCGCAGGGCACCGGCAAGAGCCTGTTCCTGGGCAACATCGGCATCGTGACCGATTCGAGCGGCAACGCTTACGCGCTCACCGATCCTTCGCGCGGCGGCGGCCAGACGCTCGATGCGCAGAACTACGAGTTCACCTTCCTCGGCAAGGCGTTCTCCGATACCGACAACGTCTGGGGCAACAGCGCCACCACCGATCGCGCCAGCGCCGCGGTCGATGCCCACTACGGCGTGGCGGCGACCTGGGATTACTACAAGATCGTGCACGGACGCAACGGAATCAAGAACGACGGCAAAGGCGTCAAGAGCTACGTTCACTACGGCCAAGACTATTTCAACGCGGCCTGGGACGGCACCAACATGATCTATGGCGACGGCGATGCGACCAACGGCAATTTCCCGCTGGTCGCTCTCGACGTGGCCGGCCACGAAATGACTCACGGCGTTACCGGCGCGACCGCGAAGTTGGGGTATTACAACATCAAGGACTCCGGCGGCCTCAACGAAAGCGTGTCCGACATCTTCGGCACCTTGGTCGAGTTCAGCGTCGGCAACGCCTCCGACGCCGGCGACTTCCTGATTGGCGAAAATCTCCACTACAGGCCGGTCAACGGCAGCACCCAAGAACAACCGTTGCGGGTGATGTTCCAGCAGAACCTCGATTCGACGTGGCGAACCGGCGGCAAAACGTCGTTCAAGTGCTACCCCGCCGGCGGCTTCACGGCCGCGGACACGGCGCAGAAGGGCAAGTACGACCCGCACCTCACCTCCGGCGTGGCCAATCTGGCGTTCTATCTGATGTCCCAGGGTTCGGTCGTGCCGCAGAACTTTCCGGGCGTGAGCGTCGGCGACTTGTCCTGCAATGGCGATACCGGCGTCGCCGGCTTCGGCAGGGCCAAAGCGGGCGCCATCTGGTACCGCGCGCTGACCAAGTACTTCGTCTCCAGCACCGACTACCCCGGCGCGCGCGCCGGCACCTTGCAGGCGGCGGCGGATTTGTACGGCGCGAACTCGACCGAGTATCAGACCGTGGCCCGCGCCTGGTCGGCGGTCAGCGTCAACTGA
- a CDS encoding M4 family metallopeptidase: MQLKTALLASAVVAALALVAGRTGAGADLLGRVADAAPSPAANLAAHADASAPQAVAAHHKTPLAALFAGTGARPGSDLVASSAGEAEADASPAAARARGLLAGVAGDQVHRVAHDAFAARDVMVDRDGTEHVRMERSYNGLPVVGGDFVVHSQNGQLKSISQGDNMRTNARPELQPKIGLEQAKVEAGAHFDGQVRQIDNAGLVVFARGVEPTLAYQLELHGDRRNDPMPGHITYFVDAGNGKLLQADDRIQTAASNGTGKTLLIGNVGIVTDSTTSGFRLVDPSRGNGSTYDAQGSMSYTTGFPGAPLFTDADNTWGNNATSDRATVAADAYYGVAATWDYYKNVHGRNGIFNDGKGVKSFVHVGNAYDNAFWYGSQKLMAYGDGSTFKPLVALDVAGHEMTHGVTEATARLGYYNIKDTGGLNEGISDIFGTLVEFSANNANDPGDYLMGEKLVKNNPNGTSALRILFKQDADGRSKVCYPSGGFTASQTGQGGTYDPHFTSGVLNRVFYLASEGSVVPAGFNYTKAQLVCNGDTTIAGIGRDKVGAIMYRALTRYFVSSTTYPQARTWTLQAATDLYGANSAEYNALARVWTAVSVN; the protein is encoded by the coding sequence ATGCAACTCAAGACCGCATTGCTCGCCAGCGCCGTCGTCGCCGCGCTGGCCCTCGTCGCCGGCCGCACCGGAGCCGGCGCCGATCTGCTCGGCCGCGTCGCCGACGCCGCGCCGTCGCCGGCCGCGAACCTCGCCGCCCACGCCGACGCCAGCGCGCCGCAGGCCGTCGCCGCGCACCACAAGACCCCGCTGGCGGCGCTGTTCGCCGGCACCGGCGCGCGTCCGGGCAGCGATCTGGTCGCGTCCTCGGCCGGCGAAGCCGAAGCCGACGCGTCCCCGGCCGCGGCGCGCGCGCGCGGCCTGCTCGCCGGCGTCGCCGGCGATCAGGTGCACCGCGTCGCCCACGACGCCTTCGCCGCCCGCGACGTGATGGTCGACCGCGACGGCACCGAGCACGTGCGCATGGAGCGCAGCTACAACGGCCTGCCCGTGGTCGGCGGCGACTTCGTCGTGCACAGCCAGAACGGCCAGCTGAAGTCGATCAGCCAGGGCGACAACATGCGCACCAACGCGCGCCCCGAGCTACAGCCGAAGATCGGCCTGGAGCAGGCCAAGGTCGAGGCCGGCGCCCATTTCGACGGCCAGGTGCGCCAAATCGACAACGCCGGGCTGGTGGTGTTCGCGCGCGGCGTCGAGCCGACCCTGGCCTATCAGCTGGAACTGCACGGCGACCGCCGCAACGACCCGATGCCGGGCCACATCACCTACTTCGTCGACGCCGGCAACGGCAAGCTGCTGCAGGCCGACGACCGCATTCAGACCGCCGCCTCCAACGGCACCGGCAAGACCTTGCTGATCGGCAACGTCGGCATCGTCACCGATTCCACCACCAGCGGCTTCCGTCTGGTCGACCCGAGCCGCGGCAACGGCTCGACCTACGACGCCCAGGGCTCGATGAGCTACACCACCGGCTTCCCCGGCGCGCCCTTGTTCACCGACGCCGACAACACCTGGGGCAACAACGCCACCAGCGACCGCGCCACCGTCGCCGCCGACGCGTACTACGGCGTCGCCGCGACCTGGGACTATTACAAGAACGTCCACGGCCGCAACGGCATCTTCAACGACGGCAAGGGCGTGAAGAGCTTCGTCCACGTCGGCAACGCCTACGACAACGCCTTCTGGTACGGCTCGCAGAAGCTGATGGCCTACGGCGACGGCTCGACCTTCAAGCCGCTGGTGGCGCTGGACGTGGCCGGCCACGAGATGACCCACGGCGTCACCGAAGCCACCGCGCGCCTGGGCTACTACAACATCAAGGACACCGGCGGCCTCAACGAAGGCATCTCCGACATCTTCGGCACCCTGGTCGAGTTCAGCGCCAACAACGCCAACGACCCGGGCGATTACCTGATGGGCGAGAAGCTGGTCAAGAACAACCCGAACGGCACCAGCGCGCTGCGCATCCTGTTCAAGCAGGACGCCGACGGCCGTTCCAAGGTGTGCTACCCGTCGGGCGGCTTCACCGCGTCGCAGACCGGCCAGGGCGGCACTTACGATCCGCACTTCACCTCCGGCGTGCTCAACCGCGTGTTCTATCTGGCCTCCGAGGGCTCGGTGGTGCCGGCGGGCTTCAACTACACGAAGGCGCAGCTGGTCTGCAACGGCGACACCACGATCGCCGGCATCGGCCGCGACAAGGTCGGCGCGATCATGTACCGCGCGCTGACCCGCTACTTCGTCTCCAGCACCACCTATCCGCAGGCCCGCACCTGGACCCTGCAGGCGGCGACCGATCTGTACGGCGCCAACTCGGCCGAATACAACGCGCTGGCGCGGGTGTGGACGGCGGTGAGCGTCAACTGA